In Streptomyces sp. DG2A-72, one genomic interval encodes:
- a CDS encoding AlpA family transcriptional regulator, with the protein MTDRRLWSYKEIAAHIRVQPDTVRSYRKHGLLPPPDHVEGGKPYWYADTVRAWVASRPGNRARREDRTARRED; encoded by the coding sequence ATGACCGACCGACGGCTCTGGTCCTACAAGGAGATCGCGGCGCACATCCGGGTGCAGCCGGACACCGTGCGGTCCTACCGCAAGCACGGTCTGCTGCCGCCACCCGACCATGTGGAGGGCGGCAAGCCCTACTGGTACGCGGACACCGTCCGGGCATGGGTCGCTTCCCGCCCGGGCAACCGCGCCCGTAGAGAGGACCGAACGGCCCGTCGAGAAGACTGA
- a CDS encoding zinc-dependent alcohol dehydrogenase family protein, translating into MRAVMFERYGQPPEVRNDAPDPTPAPHGVLVRVEATGLCRSDWHGWQGHDEDITLPHVPGHELAGVVEAVGDRVTAWRPGDRVTVPFVCACGTCASCAAGDQQVCERQTQPGFTHWGSFAEYVALDHADVNLVAVPDGMSFATAASLGCRFATAFRAVVQQGRVAAGEWVAVHGCGGVGLSAVMIAAASGARVIAVDVSAQALDLARKFGAAECVDGRRTPDTAAAIRDLTGGGAHLSLDALGAPATCAASVNGLRRRGRHVQVGLLPSPTGTTPVPMARAIALELELLGSHGMAAHTYPPMLELVRTGALRPDLLVTSTITLDATPAALAAMGTAPGAGVTVIEPWS; encoded by the coding sequence ATGCGCGCAGTGATGTTCGAGCGGTACGGGCAACCGCCCGAGGTCAGAAATGACGCCCCCGACCCAACCCCCGCCCCCCACGGAGTGCTCGTGCGGGTCGAGGCAACCGGCCTGTGCCGCAGCGACTGGCACGGCTGGCAGGGCCACGACGAGGACATCACGCTCCCGCACGTTCCGGGCCATGAACTCGCCGGTGTCGTCGAGGCGGTGGGCGACCGAGTGACCGCATGGCGGCCCGGCGACCGAGTGACCGTCCCCTTCGTGTGCGCCTGTGGCACCTGCGCATCCTGCGCGGCGGGTGACCAGCAGGTGTGCGAGCGCCAGACCCAGCCCGGCTTCACCCACTGGGGCTCGTTCGCCGAGTACGTGGCGCTGGACCACGCCGACGTCAATCTCGTCGCGGTGCCCGACGGCATGTCGTTCGCGACGGCGGCCTCGCTGGGCTGCCGGTTCGCGACGGCGTTCCGGGCGGTGGTGCAGCAGGGCAGGGTGGCGGCGGGGGAGTGGGTCGCGGTGCACGGCTGCGGGGGCGTGGGCCTGTCGGCGGTGATGATCGCGGCGGCGTCCGGGGCGAGGGTGATCGCCGTCGACGTATCCGCCCAAGCCCTGGACCTGGCAAGGAAGTTCGGGGCGGCGGAGTGCGTGGACGGGAGGAGGACACCGGACACGGCGGCGGCGATCCGCGACCTCACGGGCGGCGGCGCCCATCTCTCCCTGGACGCCCTCGGCGCACCCGCGACCTGCGCCGCCTCCGTGAACGGCCTGCGTCGCCGTGGCCGGCACGTCCAGGTCGGTCTGCTGCCCTCGCCCACGGGCACCACCCCCGTCCCGATGGCCCGCGCGATCGCCCTGGAACTAGAACTCCTCGGCAGCCACGGAATGGCGGCTCACACCTACCCGCCCATGCTGGAGCTGGTCCGGACCGGTGCCCTGCGCCCCGACCTCCTGGTCACCTCCACCATCACGCTGGACGCGACGCCGGCGGCCCTCGCCGCGATGGGCACGGCACCGGGAGCGGGTGTGACGGTCATCGAGCCGTGGAGCTGA
- a CDS encoding MMPL family transporter, with the protein MTEVNSPPRVGAWTRFVTARPRLSLLAALVLTALAVLAGSGVADRLGSGGWEDPDAESTYATKALEREFPDSQPNFLLLVDAGRASVDDPAVAVEAERLAERLAREKGVTGVGSYWQAEPSAAAALRAKDGHEALIAARLTGDEKAMGETLDRIVPSFRGTHGPVEVKVGGMVAVRHEMQTIIQEDLTRAEVIALPVTLVLLVMVFGSAVAALLPLGIGIVAILGTNAVLRGLTEFTDVSIFAMNLTTALGLGLAVDYALFIVRRYREELSTGAEPLTAVGTTLRTAGRTVLFSALTVAVSLAAMLLFPQYFLRSFAYAGIAVVLLAAAAALILLPAALILLGHRVNALDLRKLLRRGKRSRTTGAPDTSDEEGTGWARTASLVMRRAPFFALGTTAVLVLLGLPFLGVKFGTADDRQLPSSAESHVVQQHIREGFPGSPGGGLEVLAEGGATEAQYAAYKQRITALPDVLRVEGPLVKGDSAYFTVQPEGEPVDDPAQRLVGELRETDAPFDTKVTGTAAVLVDSKDAIAEQLPWAAAFIAIVTLLLVFLLTGSVLIPIQAVVLNALSLTAMFGAVVWVFQDGHLSGLLGFTSPGSIETTLPVLMFCVAFGLSMDYGVFLLSRIKEEYDHTGDHQQAVRHGLQRTGGLITAAAVILAVVMVAIGTSRVTNTKMLGLGIALAVLMDAMIIRSLLVPAVMRLTGRATWWAPGPLRRLHQRFGLSESDGSAEASATEEERVKVTQG; encoded by the coding sequence ATGACCGAAGTCAACAGCCCGCCTCGGGTCGGAGCCTGGACCCGCTTCGTCACCGCCCGACCCCGGTTGTCGCTGCTCGCGGCCCTGGTGCTGACAGCCCTCGCCGTGCTGGCCGGCAGCGGTGTCGCCGACCGGCTGGGGAGCGGCGGCTGGGAGGACCCGGACGCTGAGTCGACGTACGCGACCAAGGCGCTGGAGCGTGAATTCCCCGACTCCCAGCCCAACTTCCTGCTGCTCGTCGACGCGGGCCGCGCCTCGGTCGACGATCCGGCGGTCGCCGTCGAGGCCGAGCGTCTCGCCGAGCGGCTGGCAAGGGAGAAGGGCGTCACAGGTGTCGGCTCCTACTGGCAGGCCGAGCCCTCGGCGGCTGCCGCCCTGCGCGCCAAGGACGGGCACGAGGCGCTGATCGCCGCCCGCCTCACCGGCGACGAGAAGGCGATGGGCGAGACCCTGGACCGCATCGTGCCCTCGTTCCGCGGCACGCACGGCCCGGTGGAGGTGAAGGTCGGCGGCATGGTCGCCGTGCGGCACGAGATGCAGACGATCATCCAGGAGGACCTGACACGCGCCGAGGTGATCGCCCTGCCGGTGACCCTCGTCCTGCTGGTGATGGTCTTCGGCAGCGCGGTCGCGGCCCTGCTGCCGCTCGGCATCGGCATCGTCGCGATCCTGGGGACGAACGCGGTACTGCGCGGCCTCACCGAGTTCACCGACGTCTCCATCTTCGCGATGAACCTGACCACGGCCCTGGGCCTGGGACTGGCCGTCGACTACGCCCTGTTCATCGTCCGCCGCTACCGCGAGGAACTCTCCACAGGAGCCGAGCCGTTGACGGCGGTCGGCACCACACTGCGCACGGCGGGCCGCACGGTCCTCTTCTCCGCCCTCACGGTCGCGGTGTCGCTGGCGGCGATGCTGCTCTTCCCGCAGTACTTCCTGCGGTCCTTCGCCTACGCGGGCATCGCCGTGGTGCTGCTGGCCGCGGCGGCAGCCCTGATCCTGCTCCCGGCGGCGCTGATCCTGCTGGGCCACCGGGTGAACGCGCTGGATCTGCGGAAGCTGCTGCGACGCGGGAAGCGGTCCAGGACGACCGGCGCCCCCGACACCTCCGACGAGGAGGGCACGGGCTGGGCGCGAACCGCCTCCCTCGTCATGCGCCGCGCCCCGTTCTTCGCCCTGGGCACCACCGCCGTGCTGGTGCTGCTGGGCCTGCCGTTCCTGGGCGTGAAGTTCGGTACGGCGGACGACCGTCAGCTGCCGTCCAGCGCCGAGTCCCACGTCGTGCAGCAGCACATCCGCGAAGGCTTCCCGGGCAGCCCCGGCGGTGGCCTCGAGGTGCTGGCCGAGGGAGGGGCGACCGAGGCGCAGTACGCCGCCTACAAGCAGCGGATCACCGCCCTCCCCGACGTGCTGCGGGTCGAGGGCCCGCTGGTGAAGGGCGACTCGGCCTACTTCACCGTGCAGCCCGAGGGTGAACCGGTCGACGACCCGGCCCAGCGACTCGTCGGCGAACTACGGGAAACGGACGCCCCCTTCGACACCAAGGTGACCGGCACCGCGGCCGTCCTGGTCGACTCCAAGGACGCGATCGCCGAGCAACTGCCCTGGGCGGCGGCCTTCATCGCCATAGTCACCCTGCTCCTGGTCTTCCTCCTCACCGGCAGCGTGCTCATCCCCATCCAGGCGGTGGTACTCAACGCGCTCAGCCTGACGGCGATGTTCGGCGCGGTGGTCTGGGTCTTCCAGGACGGCCATCTCTCGGGCCTGCTCGGCTTCACCAGCCCCGGCTCCATCGAGACCACCCTCCCGGTCCTGATGTTCTGCGTGGCCTTCGGACTCTCCATGGACTACGGCGTGTTCCTGCTCTCCCGCATCAAGGAGGAGTACGACCACACAGGCGACCACCAGCAGGCAGTCCGGCACGGCCTGCAGCGCACGGGCGGACTGATCACCGCCGCCGCCGTCATCCTGGCCGTGGTGATGGTCGCCATAGGCACCTCCCGAGTAACCAACACCAAGATGCTCGGCCTGGGCATCGCCCTGGCGGTCCTCATGGACGCCATGATCATCCGCAGTCTCCTGGTCCCAGCGGTGATGCGCCTCACGGGCAGGGCGACTTGGTGGGCTCCGGGGCCATTGCGCCGCTTGCATCAGCGGTTCGGCTTGAGTGAGAGCGATGGGAGCGCGGAGGCGAGTGCGACGGAGGAGGAACGGGTCAAGGTCACGCAGGGTTGA
- a CDS encoding TetR/AcrR family transcriptional regulator, whose amino-acid sequence MPDNQEKKDQPRRRQARGERRIAQLLEAAANVFCTTGYTAASANAIAREAGVSPGTLYQFFPNKEAIAIELGGRLMHEMREAYGEALAPVDPSTPLEEAVGAAVDRFIAFNCAHPVFFALMHGPDLPGRIAEDHDALRATLLSRVEGLLSSLLPDTSATDITRTAHVVLGMYMAGLELVLAHEGAERDAYIQELKNVLIRYLDPMVGDRLGRTDLTTTPPTPLG is encoded by the coding sequence GTGCCCGACAACCAGGAGAAGAAGGACCAGCCGCGCCGGCGCCAGGCCCGCGGGGAGCGCCGCATCGCCCAGCTACTGGAGGCCGCGGCCAATGTCTTCTGCACGACCGGCTACACGGCGGCCAGCGCCAATGCCATCGCCCGTGAGGCGGGCGTCTCGCCGGGCACGCTGTATCAGTTCTTCCCGAACAAGGAAGCGATCGCGATCGAGCTGGGCGGCCGGCTCATGCACGAGATGCGGGAGGCGTACGGCGAGGCGCTCGCGCCGGTCGACCCCTCGACCCCACTGGAGGAGGCCGTCGGCGCGGCCGTCGACCGCTTCATCGCCTTCAACTGCGCACACCCCGTGTTCTTCGCGCTGATGCACGGCCCCGACCTCCCCGGCCGGATCGCCGAGGACCACGACGCACTGCGCGCGACTCTGCTCTCCCGGGTGGAGGGCCTGCTCTCCTCACTCCTGCCGGACACCTCGGCCACCGACATCACCCGCACCGCGCATGTCGTCCTGGGGATGTACATGGCCGGCCTGGAGCTGGTGCTCGCCCACGAGGGCGCCGAACGCGACGCGTACATACAGGAATTGAAGAACGTCCTGATCCGCTACCTGGACCCGATGGTCGGCGACCGACTCGGCCGCACGGACCTCACCACGACGCCGCCGACCCCTCTTGGATAG
- a CDS encoding heavy-metal-associated domain-containing protein — MSITATYKVSGMSCGHCEGAVSGEISELPGVSSVKAVASTGEVTVISEAALDEEAVRAAVDEAGFELVGTV, encoded by the coding sequence ATGAGCATCACCGCCACGTACAAGGTCAGCGGGATGAGCTGCGGACACTGCGAGGGCGCAGTGTCCGGCGAGATCTCCGAACTCCCCGGCGTCAGCTCGGTGAAGGCCGTCGCCTCGACCGGTGAGGTCACCGTCATCTCGGAGGCCGCACTGGACGAAGAGGCCGTGCGCGCCGCAGTCGACGAGGCCGGCTTCGAACTCGTCGGCACGGTCTGA
- a CDS encoding cation-translocating P-type ATPase, translating to MTGIITTASAAPAPTAAPPEVELLIGGMTCAACAARVEKKLNRMDGVTATVNFATEKAKVTYPVGLEVADLIATVVKTGYTAEEPTPVSEATPPEDPELTSYRHRFTVSALLAIPVVLLSMVPPLQFDYWQWLALTLAAPAVVWGGWPFHKAAWTNLRHGAATMDTLVSLGTLAAFGWSLWALFFGDAGMPGMRDSFRLTVGGMDGASTIYLEVASGVVAFILLGRYLEARSKRRAGAALRALMELGAKDVAVLRYEEGEREALSVEGGGGRRVGGREVRIPVARLAVGDRFVVRPGEKVATDGTVVEGSSAVDASMLTGESMPVDVTVGDAVTGATVNAGGRLVVEAVRVGAGTQLARMAKLVEDAQNGKAEVQRLADRISGVFVPVVILIAVATFGAWLGLTGDTVAAFTAAVAVLIIAYPCALGLATPTALMVGTGRGAQLGILIKGPEVLESTRRVDTVVLDKTGTVTTGRMTLQKVYVAEGVDEQELLRLAGALEHASEHPVARAVAVGAEERVGPLPPAEEFENVPGRGVRGRVEGREVAVGRLYEALPGELARAKDQAESSGRTAVVVGWDGVARGVVAVADAVKETSAEAVRELRALGLTPVLLTGDNRAVAQAVARAVGIDEVIAEVLPEDKVDVVRRLRREGRTVAMVGDGVNDAAALATADLGLAMGTGTDAAIEASDLTLVRGDLRVAADAIRLSRKTLSTIRGNLVWAFGYNVAALPLAAAGLLNPMIAGAAMAFSSVFVVTNSLRLRTFR from the coding sequence ATGACCGGCATCATCACCACCGCCTCCGCCGCTCCGGCGCCGACAGCCGCGCCCCCCGAGGTCGAGCTGCTCATCGGCGGGATGACCTGCGCCGCCTGCGCGGCCCGCGTCGAGAAGAAGCTCAACCGCATGGACGGCGTGACGGCCACGGTGAACTTCGCGACGGAGAAGGCAAAGGTCACCTACCCCGTCGGCCTCGAGGTCGCGGACCTGATCGCCACGGTCGTCAAGACCGGCTACACGGCCGAGGAACCCACGCCCGTCAGCGAGGCGACGCCGCCCGAGGACCCCGAACTCACGTCCTACCGGCACCGCTTCACCGTCTCAGCGCTGCTCGCGATCCCGGTCGTCCTGCTGTCGATGGTCCCGCCCCTCCAGTTCGACTACTGGCAGTGGCTCGCACTCACCCTTGCCGCGCCTGCCGTCGTCTGGGGCGGGTGGCCCTTCCACAAGGCCGCCTGGACGAACCTCAGGCACGGCGCCGCCACCATGGACACCCTGGTGTCGCTCGGCACGCTGGCCGCGTTCGGCTGGTCCCTGTGGGCGCTGTTCTTCGGTGACGCGGGCATGCCGGGCATGCGGGACAGCTTCCGGCTGACCGTCGGCGGCATGGACGGCGCGTCGACGATCTACCTCGAAGTGGCGTCCGGAGTCGTCGCGTTCATCCTGCTGGGCCGCTATCTGGAGGCCCGCTCCAAGCGCCGCGCGGGGGCCGCCCTGCGGGCGCTCATGGAACTGGGTGCGAAGGATGTCGCCGTACTGCGATACGAGGAGGGCGAGCGCGAAGCGCTCTCGGTTGAGGGCGGTGGTGGGAGACGGGTGGGCGGGCGGGAAGTGCGGATTCCGGTGGCCCGGCTGGCTGTCGGTGACCGGTTCGTCGTACGGCCGGGCGAGAAGGTCGCCACCGACGGGACGGTGGTGGAGGGCTCCTCCGCCGTCGACGCCTCCATGCTGACCGGCGAGTCCATGCCGGTGGATGTGACGGTCGGGGACGCGGTCACGGGCGCCACGGTCAACGCGGGCGGGCGGCTGGTCGTCGAGGCCGTCCGGGTCGGCGCCGGCACCCAACTCGCCCGGATGGCGAAGCTGGTGGAGGACGCGCAGAACGGCAAGGCCGAGGTGCAGCGGCTCGCCGACCGGATCTCCGGGGTCTTCGTGCCGGTCGTCATCCTCATCGCGGTCGCCACGTTCGGCGCCTGGCTCGGCCTCACCGGCGACACCGTCGCCGCGTTCACCGCGGCCGTCGCGGTCCTGATCATCGCCTACCCCTGCGCGCTGGGGCTGGCCACCCCGACCGCCCTCATGGTCGGCACCGGCCGCGGCGCCCAGCTCGGCATCCTCATCAAGGGCCCCGAGGTCCTGGAGTCCACCCGCCGCGTCGACACGGTCGTCCTGGACAAGACCGGAACGGTCACCACCGGCCGGATGACCCTCCAGAAGGTGTACGTCGCCGAAGGCGTCGACGAGCAGGAGCTGCTGCGTCTCGCCGGCGCCCTGGAACACGCCTCCGAGCATCCCGTCGCCCGGGCGGTCGCCGTGGGCGCGGAGGAGCGCGTCGGGCCGCTGCCGCCGGCCGAGGAGTTCGAGAACGTACCCGGGAGGGGTGTGCGAGGGCGCGTGGAGGGCCGCGAGGTGGCCGTGGGGCGCCTCTATGAAGCCCTCCCCGGGGAGTTGGCCCGGGCGAAGGACCAGGCCGAGAGCAGCGGTCGTACGGCCGTCGTGGTCGGCTGGGACGGAGTGGCACGCGGTGTCGTCGCCGTCGCGGACGCCGTCAAGGAGACCAGCGCGGAGGCGGTGCGCGAGCTGCGCGCGCTGGGGCTGACGCCGGTGCTGCTGACCGGCGACAACCGGGCGGTCGCTCAGGCGGTCGCGCGGGCCGTCGGGATCGACGAGGTGATCGCCGAGGTGCTGCCCGAGGACAAGGTCGATGTCGTACGGCGGCTGCGGCGCGAGGGACGTACGGTCGCCATGGTCGGTGACGGCGTCAACGACGCGGCGGCGCTCGCCACCGCCGATCTCGGGCTGGCGATGGGCACGGGGACGGACGCGGCGATCGAGGCGAGCGATCTGACGCTGGTGCGCGGGGATCTGCGGGTGGCCGCGGACGCGATCCGGCTGTCCCGGAAGACGCTGTCCACGATCAGGGGAAATCTTGTGTGGGCGTTCGGATACAACGTGGCCGCGCTGCCGCTGGCCGCGGCGGGACTGCTGAACCCGATGATCGCCGGGGCGGCGATGGCCTTCTCGTCCGTGTTCGTGGTGACGAACAGCCTTCGGCTGCGAACGTTCCGCTGA
- a CDS encoding citrate synthase → MSDNSVVLRYGDGEYTYPVIDSTVGDKGFDIGKLRAQTGLVTLDSGYGNTAAYKSAITYLDGEAGILRYRGYPIEQLAERSTFLEVAYLLINGELPTVDELTTFQNDITQHTLLHEDVKNFYKGFPRDAHPMAMLSSVVSALSTFYQDSHNPFDERQRNLSTIRLLAKLPTIAAYAYKKSIGHPFVYPRNDLGYVENFLRMTFSVPAQEYDLDPVVVAALDKLLILHADHEQNCSTSTVRLVGSSQANMFASISAGISALWGPLHGGANQSVLEMLEGIQASGGDVDSFIRKVKNKEDGVRLMGFGHRVYKNFDPRAKIIKAAAHDVLSALGKSDELLDIALKLEEHALSDDYFVSRSLYPNVDFYTGLIYRAMGFPTEMFTVLFALGRLPGWIAQWHEMIKEPGSRIGRPRQIYTGVVERDFVPVEAR, encoded by the coding sequence GTGAGCGACAACTCTGTAGTACTGCGGTACGGCGACGGCGAGTACACCTACCCGGTGATCGACAGCACCGTCGGTGACAAGGGCTTCGACATCGGCAAGCTCCGCGCCCAGACCGGTCTGGTGACGCTGGACAGCGGTTACGGCAACACCGCCGCGTACAAATCCGCCATTACCTATCTGGACGGCGAAGCGGGCATTCTGCGGTACCGCGGCTATCCGATCGAGCAGCTGGCCGAGCGCTCCACGTTCCTGGAGGTTGCCTACCTGCTGATCAACGGCGAGCTGCCGACGGTCGACGAGCTCACCACGTTCCAGAACGACATCACGCAGCACACCCTGCTGCACGAGGACGTCAAGAACTTCTACAAGGGCTTCCCGCGCGACGCCCACCCGATGGCGATGCTGTCGTCGGTCGTCTCGGCGCTGTCCACCTTCTACCAGGACAGCCACAACCCGTTCGACGAGAGGCAGCGCAACCTCTCCACGATCCGTCTGCTCGCCAAGCTCCCGACGATCGCGGCGTACGCGTACAAGAAGTCGATCGGCCACCCCTTCGTCTACCCGCGCAACGACCTCGGGTACGTCGAGAACTTCCTGCGCATGACCTTCTCGGTGCCGGCCCAGGAGTACGACCTCGACCCGGTCGTCGTCGCCGCCCTCGACAAGCTGCTGATCCTGCACGCGGACCACGAGCAGAACTGCTCCACCTCCACGGTGCGTCTGGTCGGCTCCTCGCAGGCGAACATGTTCGCCTCGATCTCCGCCGGCATCTCCGCCCTGTGGGGCCCGCTGCACGGCGGTGCCAACCAGTCCGTCCTGGAGATGCTCGAGGGCATCCAGGCCTCCGGCGGCGATGTCGACTCCTTCATCCGCAAGGTGAAGAACAAGGAGGACGGCGTCCGTCTGATGGGCTTCGGCCACCGGGTCTACAAGAACTTCGACCCGCGCGCGAAGATCATCAAGGCGGCGGCGCACGACGTCCTCTCGGCCCTCGGCAAGTCCGACGAACTGCTGGACATCGCGCTGAAGCTGGAGGAGCACGCGCTCTCCGACGACTACTTCGTCTCGCGCAGCCTCTACCCGAACGTCGACTTCTACACCGGCCTGATCTACCGCGCCATGGGCTTCCCGACCGAGATGTTCACGGTCCTCTTCGCCCTCGGCCGCCTCCCGGGCTGGATCGCCCAGTGGCACGAAATGATCAAGGAGCCGGGCTCCCGCATCGGCCGCCCGCGCCAGATCTACACGGGCGTGGTCGAGCGCGACTTCGTTCCGGTCGAGGCTCGCTGA
- a CDS encoding ATP-dependent RecD-like DNA helicase: protein MSNQAGGPKQAAQGERHLAVLEGVLERITYANEENGYTVARVDTGRGGGDLLTVVGALLGAQVGESLRLEGRWGSHPQYGKQFTVENYTTVLPATVQGIRRYLGSGLVKGIGPVFADRITQHFGLDTLQIIEEEPKRLIEVPGLGPKRTKKIADAWEEQKAIKEVMLFLQTVEVSTSIAVRIYKKYGDASISVVKNQPYRLASDVWGIGFLTADKIAQSVGIPHDSPERVKAGLQYALSQSTDQGHCFLPEEQLIADAVKLLQVDTGLVIECLAELAQPDEESGEPGVVREQVPGQHGEPVTAIYLVPFHRAELSLSAQLLRLLRTDEDRMPGFHDVAWDKALGWLKGRTGAELAPEQEAAVKLALTKKVAVLTGGPGCGKSFTVRSVVELARAKKAKVVLAAPTGRAAKRLAELTGAEASTVHRLLELKPGGDAAYDKDRPLDADLVVVDEASMLDLLLANKLVKAVPPGAHLLFVGDVDQLPSVGAGEVLRDLLAEGGPIPAVRLTRVFRQAQQSGVVTNAHRINSGQHPVTDGMKDFFLFVEDDTEEAGRLTVDVAARRIPAKFGLDPRRDVQVLAPMHRGPAGAGNLNGLLQQAITPGRPDLSEKRFGGRVFRVGDKVTQIRNNYEKGKNGVFNGTVGVVTSLDPVDQRLTVLTDEDEEVPYEFDELDELAHAYAVTIHRSQGSEYPAVVIPVTTGAWMMLQRNLLYTAVTRAKKLVVLVGSRKAIGQAVRTVSAGRRCTALDFRLSPRPLEG, encoded by the coding sequence ATGTCGAATCAGGCGGGCGGTCCGAAGCAGGCAGCGCAGGGGGAACGGCACCTGGCCGTACTCGAAGGCGTCCTGGAGCGGATCACGTATGCCAACGAGGAGAACGGCTACACGGTCGCCCGGGTCGACACCGGCCGTGGCGGCGGGGATCTGCTGACCGTCGTCGGTGCGCTGCTCGGGGCCCAGGTCGGGGAGTCGCTGCGGTTGGAGGGCCGCTGGGGCTCGCACCCGCAGTACGGCAAGCAGTTCACCGTCGAGAACTACACGACGGTCCTCCCGGCCACCGTCCAGGGCATCCGCCGCTATCTCGGCTCCGGGCTGGTCAAGGGCATCGGGCCGGTCTTCGCCGACCGGATCACCCAGCACTTCGGCCTGGACACCCTGCAGATCATCGAGGAGGAGCCCAAGCGGCTCATCGAGGTCCCCGGGCTCGGTCCCAAGCGGACCAAGAAGATCGCCGACGCCTGGGAGGAGCAGAAGGCGATCAAGGAGGTCATGCTCTTTCTGCAGACGGTGGAGGTGTCCACGTCCATCGCCGTCCGCATCTACAAGAAGTACGGCGACGCCTCCATCTCCGTGGTGAAGAACCAGCCCTATCGCCTCGCCTCCGACGTCTGGGGCATCGGCTTCCTCACCGCCGACAAGATCGCCCAGTCCGTCGGCATCCCGCACGACAGCCCGGAGCGGGTCAAGGCGGGCCTGCAGTACGCCCTTTCGCAGTCCACCGACCAAGGGCACTGCTTCCTGCCCGAGGAGCAGCTGATCGCCGACGCGGTGAAGCTGCTGCAGGTCGACACCGGCCTGGTCATCGAGTGCCTCGCCGAACTGGCCCAGCCCGACGAGGAATCCGGCGAGCCCGGCGTCGTACGCGAGCAGGTGCCCGGTCAGCACGGTGAGCCGGTCACCGCGATCTACCTCGTCCCCTTCCACCGCGCCGAACTCTCCCTCTCCGCCCAGCTGTTGCGCCTCCTGCGCACCGACGAGGACCGGATGCCCGGCTTCCATGACGTGGCCTGGGACAAGGCGCTCGGCTGGCTGAAGGGCCGTACGGGCGCCGAGCTCGCCCCCGAGCAGGAGGCCGCCGTCAAGCTGGCGCTGACGAAGAAGGTCGCGGTGCTCACCGGCGGGCCGGGCTGTGGCAAGTCCTTCACGGTCAGGTCCGTCGTGGAACTGGCCCGCGCCAAGAAGGCGAAGGTCGTCCTCGCCGCCCCCACCGGCCGCGCCGCCAAACGCCTCGCCGAACTCACCGGCGCCGAGGCCTCCACCGTCCACCGCCTGCTGGAACTGAAGCCCGGCGGGGACGCCGCCTACGACAAGGACCGGCCTCTGGACGCCGACCTGGTGGTGGTGGACGAGGCCTCGATGCTGGACCTCCTGCTCGCCAACAAACTGGTGAAGGCGGTACCGCCGGGGGCCCACCTGCTCTTCGTCGGGGACGTCGACCAGCTCCCCAGCGTCGGCGCCGGCGAGGTGCTGCGCGATCTGCTGGCCGAGGGCGGCCCGATCCCCGCCGTCCGCCTCACGCGTGTGTTCCGCCAGGCCCAGCAGTCGGGCGTGGTGACGAACGCGCACCGGATCAACTCCGGGCAGCATCCGGTCACCGACGGCATGAAGGACTTCTTCCTCTTCGTCGAGGACGACACGGAGGAGGCCGGCCGACTCACGGTGGACGTGGCGGCACGGCGGATTCCGGCCAAGTTCGGGCTCGACCCGCGCCGTGACGTCCAGGTGCTCGCCCCCATGCACCGGGGGCCCGCGGGCGCCGGCAACCTCAACGGCCTGCTCCAGCAGGCGATCACACCCGGCCGCCCCGACCTGTCCGAGAAGCGGTTCGGCGGCCGTGTCTTCCGGGTCGGCGACAAGGTCACCCAGATTCGCAACAATTACGAGAAAGGCAAGAACGGTGTCTTCAACGGCACCGTCGGCGTGGTCACCTCGCTCGACCCGGTCGACCAGCGCCTCACGGTGCTGACCGACGAAGACGAGGAGGTTCCGTACGAATTCGACGAACTGGACGAACTGGCCCATGCATACGCGGTGACGATTCATCGCTCGCAGGGGAGTGAATATCCGGCGGTGGTGATCCCGGTCACCACCGGGGCCTGGATGATGCTCCAGCGGAATCTGCTGTACACCGCGGTGACCCGGGCCAAGAAGCTGGTCGTCCTCGTCGGTTCACGCAAGGCGATCGGACAGGCGGTGCGCACGGTGTCGGCGGGACGCCGCTGTACGGCCCTCGACTTCAGGCTCTCGCCGCGGCCCCTGGAGGGCTGA